In Alicyclobacillus macrosporangiidus CPP55, a single window of DNA contains:
- a CDS encoding M3 family oligoendopeptidase gives MHVTTVLQQTWDLDSIFPGGSRSAEFSAFLDDLARAIESFTDRTTRLPVSGGVDDWAESILALQDLRARQRQAAAFTECLTSADTSDERARGLQSRVTELSGRISAALAAFDAKLSQLDEATWAQLIEDHRVAPVRFHVEERRRRALDKLPPEQEQLIAGLMVDGYHGWSQLYDTIVGGLTITVEDAGTPKTISMGQAANRLLTPDRAVRDRLFQQWEAAWQSREDLCAQAINHIAGFRLEVYRRRGWDDVLREPLEINRMDRETLETMWAVIAANKAPLVKYLERKAKLFGVPRLSWHDVPAPLGRSTSTVTYEQARQFIVDHFGQFNPEMARFADSCFRDRWIEAEDRPGKQSGAFCTSFPVSRQTRVFMTFSGTTANVSTLAHELGHAYHQHVMRDMPVLMQQYAMNVAETASTFAEAIVSDAAVRAAGDKDERIALLDEKIERAVAMLMNIHARFLFETHFYEERKRGWVPAERLNELMVEAQREAYCDALAEWHPRFWASKLHFYITTTPFYNFPYTFGYLFSAGIYAQAQAEGPSFADKYVALLRDTAAMRVEELARRHLGVDLRQPDFWQSAVYLAVADVDEFLRLTE, from the coding sequence ATGCACGTGACGACCGTTTTGCAGCAGACTTGGGACCTCGACAGCATCTTCCCGGGCGGAAGCCGGTCCGCCGAGTTCAGCGCCTTTTTGGACGATCTCGCCCGCGCGATCGAATCCTTCACCGACCGGACGACCCGTCTTCCGGTCAGCGGAGGCGTCGACGATTGGGCGGAGTCCATCCTCGCCCTGCAGGACCTGCGCGCCCGGCAACGGCAGGCCGCGGCGTTCACCGAGTGCTTGACGTCGGCCGACACGAGTGACGAGCGGGCCAGGGGGCTGCAGTCCCGGGTTACGGAGCTGAGCGGGCGCATCAGCGCCGCGCTGGCCGCGTTCGACGCCAAGCTCAGCCAGCTCGACGAGGCCACCTGGGCACAGCTGATCGAGGACCATCGCGTGGCGCCAGTGCGCTTTCACGTCGAGGAGCGGCGCCGGCGTGCCCTCGACAAGCTGCCGCCGGAGCAGGAGCAGTTGATCGCCGGCCTGATGGTAGACGGGTACCATGGCTGGAGCCAGTTGTACGACACCATCGTCGGCGGGTTGACGATCACGGTGGAGGACGCCGGCACTCCGAAGACCATCTCGATGGGACAGGCGGCCAACCGGTTGTTGACGCCCGATCGGGCCGTGCGGGATCGACTGTTCCAGCAGTGGGAGGCGGCGTGGCAGAGCCGCGAGGACCTGTGCGCGCAGGCCATCAACCACATTGCCGGCTTCCGGCTCGAGGTGTACCGGCGCCGCGGCTGGGATGATGTGCTGCGCGAGCCGCTCGAGATCAACCGCATGGACCGGGAGACGCTGGAGACGATGTGGGCGGTGATCGCCGCCAACAAGGCGCCGCTCGTGAAATACCTGGAGCGCAAGGCGAAGCTGTTCGGCGTCCCGCGGCTGAGTTGGCACGACGTGCCCGCGCCCTTGGGCCGATCGACGTCGACGGTGACGTATGAGCAGGCGCGTCAATTCATCGTCGATCACTTTGGCCAGTTCAACCCGGAGATGGCCCGGTTTGCCGACAGTTGCTTCCGCGATCGCTGGATTGAGGCGGAGGACCGGCCGGGCAAGCAGTCGGGCGCGTTTTGTACCAGCTTTCCCGTCAGTCGCCAGACTCGCGTGTTCATGACCTTCTCCGGCACGACGGCCAACGTCTCTACGCTCGCGCACGAGCTCGGACACGCGTACCACCAGCACGTGATGCGGGACATGCCGGTTCTGATGCAGCAGTACGCCATGAACGTCGCGGAGACCGCCTCCACTTTCGCCGAGGCCATCGTTTCGGATGCCGCTGTGCGGGCAGCGGGGGACAAGGACGAGCGGATCGCGTTGCTGGATGAAAAGATTGAGCGCGCCGTGGCGATGCTGATGAACATCCACGCGCGCTTCCTCTTCGAGACCCACTTCTACGAGGAGCGCAAACGCGGTTGGGTCCCGGCAGAGCGGCTGAACGAGTTGATGGTGGAGGCGCAGCGCGAGGCCTACTGCGACGCCCTCGCCGAGTGGCACCCGCGTTTCTGGGCGTCGAAGCTGCACTTCTACATCACCACGACGCCGTTCTACAACTTCCCGTACACGTTCGGCTACCTCTTCAGTGCCGGCATCTACGCCCAGGCCCAGGCGGAGGGCCCGTCGTTCGCGGACAAGTACGTGGCGCTGTTGCGCGACACCGCGGCGATGCGGGTGGAGGAGTTGGCCCGGCGCCACCTCGGCGTGGATCTGCGACAGCCCGACTTCTGGCAGTCCGCCGTCTACTTGGCGGTGGCGGACGTGGACGAGTTCCTGCGCCTGACCGAATAG
- a CDS encoding thiazole synthase: protein MDNLVIAGRSFRSRLMVGTGKYRTFEEMRQALDASGAEIVTVAVRRVNLDEREESLLAFIDLDRYFLLPNTAGCHTAEEAIRTARLARAAGLSNWVKLEVIPDDGTLLPDPVATIEAAKVLVEEGFVVLPYTTDDHTVAKRLLDIGCATIMPYGSAIGTGQGLPNPERLKRIIDLVGGRVPVVIDAGIGAPSDATLAMELGADAVLVNTAIAKADDPVAMARAMALGVEAGRMAYRAGRIPKSDVPSPSSPVEGLVGGMK, encoded by the coding sequence ATGGACAATCTGGTCATCGCGGGGCGCAGCTTCCGCTCCCGCCTGATGGTGGGCACGGGCAAGTACCGCACGTTTGAGGAGATGCGCCAGGCGCTGGACGCGTCGGGCGCCGAGATCGTCACGGTCGCGGTGCGCCGCGTCAACCTGGACGAGCGTGAGGAGTCCCTGCTGGCGTTTATCGATCTCGACCGCTACTTCCTGCTCCCGAATACGGCCGGCTGCCATACGGCGGAAGAGGCGATCCGCACGGCCCGGCTGGCGCGGGCCGCGGGGCTGTCCAACTGGGTGAAGCTGGAGGTGATCCCGGACGACGGGACGCTCCTGCCCGATCCGGTGGCAACCATCGAAGCGGCAAAGGTCCTGGTGGAGGAGGGCTTCGTCGTCCTCCCTTACACGACGGACGATCACACGGTCGCCAAACGCCTCCTCGACATCGGCTGTGCGACCATCATGCCGTACGGATCGGCCATCGGGACCGGCCAGGGCCTGCCGAATCCGGAGCGGCTGAAACGCATCATCGATCTCGTCGGCGGCCGCGTCCCCGTCGTGATCGACGCGGGCATCGGCGCTCCCTCAGACGCGACCCTCGCGATGGAGCTTGGGGCGGACGCGGTGCTCGTCAACACGGCCATCGCGAAGGCGGACGATCCGGTCGCCATGGCGCGGGCGATGGCGCTGGGCGTCGAGGCGGGGCGGATGGCGTACCGCGCCGGCCGCATCCCGAAATCCGACGTCCCCTCGCCGTCCAGCCCGGTGGAAGGCCTGGTCGGCGGGATGAAGTGA
- the thiS gene encoding sulfur carrier protein ThiS, whose protein sequence is MNVIVNGKPRDLPGEVTVKGLLEHFDLAGERVAVEVNGRIVDREAFEDHVLREGDVVEVVRFVGGG, encoded by the coding sequence ATGAACGTGATCGTCAACGGAAAACCGCGCGACCTGCCCGGGGAGGTCACGGTGAAGGGACTGTTAGAGCACTTCGATCTCGCGGGCGAACGCGTCGCCGTCGAGGTCAACGGCCGCATCGTGGACCGCGAAGCGTTCGAAGATCACGTCCTCCGCGAGGGCGACGTGGTGGAGGTCGTGCGATTCGTCGGCGGCGGTTGA